The Musa acuminata AAA Group cultivar baxijiao chromosome BXJ3-6, Cavendish_Baxijiao_AAA, whole genome shotgun sequence region TTCTTTCATTGGCCTCTTGCGAGAGCACCATTCTTTCCAAGTTTGCAGGCTCCATTCAGACTGCATATTGCTATTCTTTACGGTCTGGGATTACTACATTTTTATAGTTGAAGAGTTAACAGAAGATGGGAACCTAATCATTGTCACCCGGGTGGGTGCTGTCAGACACTTTAACATGCATTCACAACCTCTGGATCCATAATACCCGGAAGTCATGTCTCCTGGCAGTTTTGGTGCTCATCGTTGTAGGAGTGTCTTGTATATTAGTCAATTCTTTTCCACTTGAGATGCAAGCCAAGCATTTGAGACAGCAACCTTTTGGCTTCACTGTTGTACCTTCAATCTTAAACAATTCTTTCCTAAGGAGGTAGGGAGTCATTCTTCTTTCATCTGTAATCACAATGGTTAGCTTTAGAATATTCACCCCATGTGAAGGGTGAGAAGAGTCAGCTGTGTTGTGATATATTAGGTTATTcaattttttcattattttatcaATTGCGGCGTCAAGGTTGATTAATGGTGTGCTGTATTGCCAATTAAATTGCATCCAAAAATAAGTTCTCTTGTTTGTTAGAAAGGAAAATTGGTTTTGGTGGTCAATGTTCTTTTCACATATTCTAGTGTGAGaattctcttttttgttttccCTATGTTgcctttgtattttttttttggaaggaaaaagaaaatctgtAACTCACAATTTTGATTGGTCTGAGCTTTGGTTCGGACCGGGACAATAGTTTGTTGCCTTTGTATTTTTTTGGAAGGAAGAAGtacctaaaaaaaatattttttcgtaaAAACACTGATTTGTGATAGAAACTTGaatttttagagaaaaaaaacaCTGTTACCTTTGTTTATTTTTCctgaaataagaaaaaaacagCTGGAAATAATTTGTTTGAATAACAAAgtgtattttaaaaaaaaaacacgaaTTAAAAATTTTCAGGGTTTGGGTCTGTCAAGTAAGAAAGtgtatttttgagaaaaaaaacatttaataaaatattttttcgaaaaaACACTGATTTGTGATAGAAACTTGaatttttagagaaaaaaaacaCTGTTACCTTTGTTTATTTTTCCTGAAATAAGAGAAAAACAGCTGGAAATAATTTGTTTGAATAACAAAatgtatttttgaaaaaaaacacGAATTAAAAATTTTCAGGGTTTGGGTCTGTCAAGTAAGAAAGtgtatttttgagaaaaaaaacatttaataaaatattttttcgaaaaaACACTGATTTGTGATAGAAACTTGaatttttagagaaaaaaaacaCTGTTACCTTTGTTTATTTTTCCTGAAATAAGAGAAAAACAGCTGGAAATAATTTGTTTGAATAACAAAatgtatttttgaaaaaaaacacGAATTAAAAATTTTCAGGGTTTGGGTCTGTCAAGTAAGAAAGtgtatttttgagaaaaaaaacatttaataaaatattttttcgaaaaaACACTGATTTGTGATAGAAACTTGaatttttagagaaaaaaaacaCTGTTACCTTTGTTTATTTTTCCTGAAATAAGAGAAAAACAGCTGGAAATAATTTGTTTGAATAACAAAatgtatttttgaaaaaaaacacGAATTAAAAATTTTCAGGGTTTGGGTCTGTCAAGTAAGAAAGtgtatttttgagaaaaaaaacatttaataaaatatttttcgcAAAAACACTGATTATTGGGATAGAAACTTGAATTTTTGGAAAGAAATAAAACACTGTTCCCTTTGTTTATTTTCCTGAAATAAGAGAAAAACAGCTGGAAATAATATGTTTGAATAAGAAAGTGTGTTTTTAAAAAAGAACGAATTAAAAATATTGTGGTTTGGGTCTGTCAGACAACCCCAGAATCACCCCATCTGGTCTGAGGACCAGCTGAGAACGATCCTCTGCGGCCTCAATCGTACGATCTTAGCCATTAATCACGCTCTGATTCTGAGGTCATGTGTCATCAACCAGATTATGTTGCCTGTCTGCTTCGTACTCGAAGTAACAGTTGTACGAGCCTATAGAACAGATCCTGTTCAAGTAAGGTCGTACCCGCTGTTCTCGCTGGGCTTCTAATGAATTGTTTGTATCTTTCATAAATAAACGATGTGGGACTTTAGGTAACAAAGCGGATATGATCAACGGCCGTGATCTTCTGGGTTGGAATAGATGATGATGTTCGAACCgttctctccttcctttcttttccTAGACTCCTTGTTCGTGTCCGAGACGGTCTCCGAATCCATCCAAAAGCTCACTATATAAgttagaagcagaagcagaagcagaagcagagaaATCAACAAGCAAGAAGATATGGAGTTCAGGAATAAGGAGAAGAGCATCGCAAAGTTGGAGGCAGAAGCAAAGCTGGAACAGCAACAAGTGAAACCAAGCACAGTCGTCGACGACGTTGGGTTTCACACGCCGACATCATCGTCGCACAGGATTCCGTCGTCTTCCACTTGTCCGCCGGCGCCCAGGAAGCCTCCGCCGCGCTCGACGAGGGTGTGCAGCAATCCAGCTGAAGGCCGACGCAGTGCTAAGCTTTCCCTTCGATTTGACGACTCCACCCTCGGCCTCGACGCCTTCACCCCGGTGGCCAAGAATCCGCGAGCAGGAGACGCCGCCATCCAGCTGAAGGCCGACGCAGTGCTAAGCTTTCCCTTCGATTTGACGACTCCACCCTCGGCCTCGACGCCTTCACCCCGGTGGCCAAGAATCCGCGAGCAGGAGACGCCGCCATTGTCAACTGACCATAAGATTCTTACAGCTAAACAAATTTCCTAGTGATTGTTTTCTCTCTGTTCTTTTCTATTTTGTTTGATCAGATTACATGTAATCCGATTATTGGATTTGAATAAACACATCTGAAAGTTTCGGTTTTGCATGGATTTATGTATACCGATCTTAATTACAAGGAACAAACAAGAAAAATCACTAAGGATATCAAACGATGAGATACAAGCACAGAGCAATAACATCAATCAATGTACGATGTGATTGCTTTAGGAAATAGAAATAGATGACATTGAGTACAGCATTAGTCATCCATCTGACTAATTGTTTTCCGACAGCTGAAAAAGCACGATAATATGAGTCAAAATGATATTGGATTACGGGTCAAGTCATTCATGAACTTCCACTAGACTGATCAGAAACAAACACTGTGTGGGCATCGCTGAGGCCACCAAAATAGGAAGTCAGAAAGCAACAAGTATTCCAGCATGCATCCTAAGTCTCTTTGAACTAATAATGCCACCTTCAATCAAGCGATCTTCTTAACGATATCCTGAATGACCTCATCCATGTCGAGCTTCTTCATGGGTGTGAATGGCCTTGGCATATTCTGCAAGGAAATGAAGGAGGTGAGCTACTTATTCTAGTAAAGATGTCTTTTGGTGCTGAGCAACTTGATCAGCCTTCAGGCCATGAAAGAGAAAGCACTTTAACCAGattaatgacctataaatacATATAGAGTAATTTCTTGAAACCGTGTAATACCACTTCAACCAGATAAAAGAACTCATTCGCCACTCTTTCCCTATCAGCTTGATTCATCCATAATCACACACAAACTAAGATCCTTAATTTAGTAAGGACTAGTCATCAGCATTTCGATGAAGACAGTGTGAAATAGCTATCCGATACACGTTTGCGTGCATCCTAAGCAAAGCCTGTGAAAATGATGTTGTAACAAGAAACCAATTTTCTAAAGATAATATATTAATAAGACAAGATTGTACAAGAGTTACcaataatgaaacaaaaatttgacCGCTTTCCTCACGTATCTCGAAGCATCCCCGTCGTGGCTGCATATATTATAGAAACCAAACCAACCGATTAAGTAAAGGAGAATAGAATATGACAGAATCATGAATGGCAGATAAACATTATTCATTTCCGTTAATAAGAAGAGAATATACTTTTCTTAACCATGAAATGTTATAAATAAACATACTGATTTACTTATGTAATACCACCTTGTTTGGGAATTTGGACAGCAGCACTTAGAGGAGTGAATGCATTGTATTATAAACATAGCAAACTTAATCTGCATCACAATTTACCAAGTATATAATGCACAAAACCCCATATGCTTAAGAAAGATAATCTCATGCTTGCTAAAATAGCCTGTGGCAGATATGTTAAGGCACTGTACGATTTGCATGCTGACAGACAAATAGGCGAGTCAGTAGACTTGACTATTTTCATATGCTTTGTaagaattttgatgattttatcatcttTAATTCATACCATGATTTCATCCTAACCAATTCTTCAAGCGCTGGTCTATCATTTATGgccaaaaatttaaaatcaattgGACGGTAGGATATACTAATATCCTGTTGTTGTTGAATGAAGTCCTATCATATGTTCACTATGCATCTTATACTTTTACACTATCAAATGACTTCAACAATTCAACTTGACCGGAGGCTATATTTTGGCTGAATTTGTGGATCAAATAAAAAAGATTCATGAAAATGCAGTTTATATATATGGATGGACTAACAGGAAATAAACGTAAAACTTATATGTTTACAATCTCACATTCGCTTGAAACAGAAACAAGATGCTTCGAGTGTGCATTTGACTGCAATAGGAGTTACCAATACATAATTGGACAACATTACACCATCACAAACATGACAACCATTGGCGATTCAAAATTAATTCACAATATAAAGTATGAACTGAAGATAAACAGTAACATGGTTGACTAAATATCAAACtgctttattttccttttttgcaACATAACATCCATAAAAAGGTGCTCATTGTTAAGCTAGTCAACAAGTTTCCAATCTAGCTTCATTGCGTGAACCATTTAAACAAGCAATGCCCTGGACAAGAAAGTTCCAACTGCAAGAAGAAGCATACCTTCTCAGGATTAATTGTAACAACTGTTCCAGGCACAGCACTTTCAAGGCCTTCCTTCACCCTTATGGCCCTTGTCTTGAAGGAATTGCATTGTTTGCTGAAATGCAATGATCAAGATAAAATGCCAAAAAAATCACAGTAAAACCTTCAAAATAGTAATAACTAGAAGTCTCAGTTACCAAAACAGATCATAGCAGTTACCCAAGGCACAAGTTAACATCACCACCTTGAGTAAAATAATATGCAGAGCACACAACACTGTTCCATGAAAGCACATACAGACCCAACATGGGTGCCATAGAAAAAACACAGGAATCAATAAATACACATAAACCTGACTCTGAATtccttatattatttattttcactAAAAGTCATGATACAATATTTAGGATCAAAACAATACAAGAAGCAGAAATGCAATTTTACCATAATTAATAATTAACAAATTTTCGGCAAAATATAAAAACAATGTTCTTTAATATGTCTACATAACTGTTGCAGTGTTCAAAGTTGTATATACTAAATAGGACTGCTTGCAAGGAGTGTGTTCGGATCATATCTGCCACATGACATATAATCTAAAACATGCAAAAGGAAAAGGTgtgcgaaagagagagagagagagagagagagagagagagagagagagagagagaggatatttACCATATGGATTTCTAAAAATGTTAAATTGAGAGGATTGCAAGGAGCAATTTTTATGTAAATGGATTTCTTGTAAGATAATCTCACGGAAAAGAGAGAAAATGTCATGGATTGCTAAAAAGGTTCGAAAGATCCAACGGTTCCATGCAGAAAGGGATGTCTAAAACCCTAGTTTCAATCCAACAAAAAGAGCCAAAATGCTTCTTTTAATCTGTTAGAAAGCAGAAATACCCACCACGCCTCGATGACGACGGTCTTGGCGGAGACGTCAGTGTTAGCAGGTGGGGAAGCATCGGGGGCTCCGTCGGCATCGGAAGCCTTTTTCTTCGCCTTCGCATCATCAGCCTTCACCTTGGCACCGTCCGACTTCTTCGCGTTCCCGTTCAACGGAACTTTGGCCTTCTTGGACGGCTTCTCAGCCGGAGGATCCGCCCTCTTCCCGGCGGTGGCGCTCCTGGTCTTCCTGGGTGAGATGGTCGGCGGCGGAGCAGAGCCCTTCGCTTTCCTCTTCGGTGCCATCACCTTACTCGTTCACCCTCTTTCGCCGTCTCTCTTTGAACGCGGCTTCGGTTCTCTCGCTTTCTTCTACCTCTCTCCTCCACTCGCGGCGTTGTACACGAAGTGTCCCGAGCACAGTGACTCTTTTCCCGCCATTTTCATATCTGGATGTGGTGACGGCCGGTGAGAGTAAGCCGCTGTCACCAATAATTCTTGGTACGTACAACCCAACGGCGTGACAAATTGGCGGCTGAATTTTAGTGGTCGACAGAAGGGGCCCACACGTTCTTCTCCAATAAAAAGCGTGGGTCTGACCTACATAAGTCGGAATCCCCTGCTGGGCTCAGGTAGGAGATCCACACCGACCGATGCGCCACCCAATTGGCAATCACAGCCGTCCATCAGCTCTCTTGATAGACCACACCCCGCTTTTGTCCGTTCGCCTGTTGCCGCCCCGTCCTCCGTTTCCGCTGCTAGGGTTTCTTTGTCTTCCGTGGCGCAGGTATGAAGCGATCCGTTGCCGTTGTCTTTTGTCTCACCCAAATTATGGCTTAGTAGCAGCTCCATCTGGGTCTACCGATGGTGCTTCCTCAGTCGAACACCGGTATCTTCGTTGGGCTCAACAAAGGGCACATCGTCAGGAAGAGGGAGTTTTCCCCTCCCGACCTTCCAGCAGAAAAGGTGTATGAATGTGAAATCCCTGAGAATGGATTCTTGTTTAATTCTTTAGTTGGAAATTGGGGGAATATatatttgttttctattttacAAGATGGGATGATTGTTTGCACACAAGAGATTGATTTATGATTAGATCAAATGACTACTTTTAGATGGAGACATGGAACGGCCGCTGATTGACTTTGTGAGTTTACTGTGACGAGTTGGATGGTATGTTTAAATGCAAGCTATTAACCACACTTTGAGGCAAAAGATCCCCGACCTCATATCGCCGAGACTTTcggctttgttattgttgttgttgttgttattgttatttaTGTGTTCTTTCCTTGAGTTTCATACGATATTGTTGAAACAAACCATGACTGTGTATTATAGACCATGGAATTCTTGCTATACACTTTGTTTCTGATATAGAAATTGTACTTGCAATATAGAATCCTCTCTGATGTCTTGCATCATCATCTACTTGAGAGGAACAGGTAGCTAGCTATATTATAAACCAGTTAATGCAGAACAAATCAGAAAGTTGCTAATATTTCTAACTATATATAACCTGATTCGGAATTGTAgttatcttcttttctttttgattttttctttgccTTGGATATTAGTTCTTGTTATACAATCTAAATGACAGATatggtgttttttttttaaaagtcaATGGATCAAAGCTGATAAATACTTTTTTTTCTACCATATGCTTCCAACTTCTATCTCTTGCTAGTTGCATACAGTAAAATGACAATTATACTCCAGAAATCTAGCGAGAGGGTTTATTTATCAGGAACTTGATCAGGGAAGTGGGTTGCTTTGTCCCATATGAAAAGAGGATCACTGAGCTTCTGAAAGTCGCTAAGGACAACATGAACTGAAAGTTGCAAAAAGAACGCTGGGAACTCGAGAAAGAGccaagagaagaaagaggagatggCTGATGTGCTTCGGGTGATGAGGTAATTAGCTCTGTTTTGAATTCACATTTATCTGAGTTACAAGAATTGATTAAATGCTGCTGAACTTTATTTGATAAAGGCATATTTAAATGTGATTTTATTATGAGGAATATGAGGCTGCAATTCAATGTTGTTTGATTGATGCATATACTTTTGTTCTTAAATTGGGTTTGATTAATCGGTTTCAGTATATTTTCCGCTATTATGACtaggttccgaaatatttcctgcCATTACAACAAAAACTGTGGTTGGCATAGGATATGTCAGTGTGTTGAATAAAATCAACAATCGTGACAAATTTAAACTGTCATGTAGAGAAGTGGAATTGATATGCTAATTAGCATTATGAAGGATGGTATATACCTCCTCTTTGGTATGATTTTAGCCAGGTTTTGGTTCGACCATCAGTTGTGGTTGAAAGTTAGGTGGCTAAGGCAATCTTAGCACATTTACGGAATCGATTTAGACTAGCTACTTAGTGGGATCAAGTTTCATGAAACAGGATTTGCTGTGAGAATTAAGACGAGGAATGAATTACGTTGGATTGCATTATCATATTGATCTTTTCTGAATGTCTGAATATTCCAGCCTCATACTTGTGGTTCAGAGCTTTTGGTAAGCAAGCATCTCATCTCAAGACAGAAGCCTATAGAATATGCCAGCTGCTGATTTGTATCTTTACCTGAATGCTTTTGGGTCCTGAAACTTCTTTCTATACTCAGGTCTGCTGGAGCGAGCGATAAAACGAAATGATGACGCCTTCTGCGACCCTTTGGATTTTCCATAGACAGAATTTAGGCAGCTGGATTGACATCTGGTTAAATGTTTGTTTACTTGGATGGAGACTTCTTgcttagagattttttttttttttcgttgttGTAGCTTTACAAATTTCGACGATCATTATCTCATTGTTGATGTTTTCTGCTTACTGTTCTTCGAATCGAACAGTGGATAATCAAGAGTTTATTACATGTGCTTTGGCATTTTGGATCTCATCTGCTTGATGTTCGTCGATCGAGCACTTCATTTTTGAGTAATCTTATTATTTGATGTTGCTATCATCTTCACTCCCGTTGTCGATATTGCTTGACATATTCGTGTTTCGCAGATACATAACATGAATGAAAGAATGCCTCAGAGAGAGACGCCGACAAAGCCATATACTTGACTTGCAAGGGAGCTAAAACACATCGCCAATAGATGTCGATGACAGTTCACCGGTCATGAGAGGACATGTGGATCTTCGTGGATGTTCTCATTCGACTATGGCCAAAATGTATTATGTCGATCTGAGAAAAGTTAGCTTTCGCACGTCACGAATACCGGTAATAATTTGATATTGAGTTCTAATTTCATTAACTGACCCATCACATCGTCAAATCAAACCCATCAAGACCTTCGCGTTAGGTTGTGGTCGCTTTACGTCGGAAGTGGAGTCATTCATGTGGGATTAGGTCTGGTTGTTGGAGCGGCCGTGTAAACCCTGCCAACGCGCGGTTTGGTGTACACGTCACGGGGTTGACTAAACCGAGAAACCTGAGAACGATGCATCAAGTAAACAGGTCCAAGTCGAGCAAGACTTTGACTCTCGGTCATCAATCTCCCTCCTGCCCAGCTTGCTTCAAATCCCTAGCCTCTTTCGATTGCTGCTTCTGGGAAGCTAGGCGatggaggagaaagagaagggaTTGATGGTGGCAGGGGAGGCGGTGGTGCGGCGGCTGGCGGAGGCGGTGGAGGAGATCGCTGCCATCTCCGACTACCGGAACGCCTACAGGAAGCCGTTGTGCAGCCTCGCTCGGCGGATCAGGCTCCTCGCACCCATGTTCGACGAGCTGGGGGACGGGCGCGACCCGATCACGGAGCCGGTGGCGAGAACCCTAGCCCCGCTCGAGGACGCGTTTGCTGCCGCCAAGGACCTCCTCCGGCTCGGCAGCGAGGGGAGCAAGATCTTCTTGGTATGTTGGTTCGACAAGTTCCTTCGAATTATTGCCTTGCCATTTTATCCCACACGGACATGTCTTCGATTTCTTCATTTTTGGCCGCGTGGTTTGTGAAATCAGTGAGAATTTTTGTGCTTCTACATCCATTGTAGCTAAAGGCTTGGTTTTGATTTGACAAACATGAtgtgttatttatttttctttaagatAGTTTACTGTTCAACTTGAATATGAGGGGGAATAGTTTGATAAACGTGTCTTCGATTTCTTCATTTTTGGCCGAGAGGTTTGTGAAATCAGTGAGAATTTTTGTGCTTCTACATCCACTGTAGCTAAAggtttgattttgatttgataaacATGAtgtgttatttatttttctttaagatTGAAGGGGAATAGTTTGATAAACATGTCTTCGATTTGTCCATTTTTGGCCGTGAGGTTTGTGAAATCAGTGAGAATTTTTGTGCTTCTACGTCCATTGTAGCTAAAGGCTTGGTTTTGATTTGACAAACATGAtgtgttatttatttttctttaagatAGTTTACTGTTCAACTTGAATATGAGGGAGAATATCAATTTCTGAGATTTCCTTAAGTTAGGAGCTCAGGAGATTTTTAGGGGTAGTTGCAACAGCCGTAATCCCAAACTGGAAAGACAAGTAAAAAAGGTAAAGGAAACTAGAAACAACCTAACTAATCGTTCGATGGAAAGGAAAATTACATGCCAGCAGTCACTAAAGAAGTAATCAATTATGTATATACCGAATATTTCCAATGTTGGAAGTATAATGATTTGTTTCCTTAGAACAATATTTCAGATTGATCGAGTTTGATGTCTTAGAGTATGAGTTGTTGCCGGTTGTTGTCAATTGTTGATGGTTCTTGTTGTCACACAACAATGGTTATAATAATTGAGGGGCAGGGTTTTTGGAATTATCAACAATGATCACGATCATTGAGGGATAGGTATTAtttaaagtttatttttaaacataattTAAGCATGTGAAGAAATCTTTCTTAAGTTGTTTCAAAATTACTTTGTTGAACTACCTCAAAGAAACCATCAAATCTCATCATCAAATCTCCCCCCATCTATGTTGCTAGCTGAGAGTCATTTGTTCTTTCAAAGGGAACTTATCTTACTCCAATGGTAttaaaccaaaatgatcatgttgaCTTATATTCTTTCATACATATTGCTACTCTGGCTATACAAGAATCTTAATTGACCTAAAGTACACCAAGAACTTTTCTTGAACCAACTGATTGGGATCCAGATCCCATAATCCTAATTAGATGAATGGAGATCAAAGTATTTTTACTgtccaattattatttttagtattaaatGTTTTCTTTTTGCTTGTTTGCCTGCTTACTGTAGCCCTTTGTTACCTTCACATATTATCTAACAGTTTCTTGCTTGTGATGATATGACATATATAGTTACTAGCAGTAACTTTTGCATATCATGGTGGCATGTTTTAATTTTGCTGTGTTGATTAGGCCATCGTCCTCTATATCTAACTTGCTAAGCTTACACTTACTGTCATGGTTGGTGTTATTTAGCTGATGCTTTCGGCTTCATAGGCATTATTAAATTTGTTTCTACTCTCTTGGAAAGAAATAaatggatattcagatgctgtctCTTGAAGAGTACTACTATCCACTCAGTGAAGTGAAGACCTTTGGTTATTACCTGCAAAAACTGCCATGACCAAGACTTTAGATTCTCGGTTTGGGAAAAATACTGCTCTGATTATTTTTACTTGGATACTTAGATGCATAATATGATTGCCACTTTGGGTTTGAATGTAACTTTTTTGCATGGACATTGCCTCATGTGATCAGGTCCTAGAGAGGGAgaagatgatcaaaagatttcatgACGTAATTTCTCAAATAGATCAAGCTTTGGATGGGATTTCCTTTGATAAACTTGAAATATCAGAAGAAGTTAGAGAACAGGTACAGTCACCAGAAAACAATAACTTACTACTGTAAGTTTAATTCATTAGCATATAATTTCTATTTGAAGAACTCAAACTTATAGGGtaaagagaaccaaatttgaTTTTCTTAATGCTGTGCCTAATAAGAAACATTATGTGTAGATTGAGTTGGTACATGCTCAATTCAAAAGAGCCAAAGAACGAGATGACATGCCCGATGCTGAGCTGTATTCTAATCTCTTATCTCTATACAACAAGAGCAATGATGCCATTTTAGATCCATATACTTTAGAAAGATTGGCAGAACAATTACAGCTAGTCACCATCTGTGATCTTACACAAGAATCATTAGCTTTGCATGAGATGGTCTTTGCAAGTGGTGGAGATCCTGGAGAAAACATTGAAAAGATGTCAATGTTGTTAAAGAAGATAAAAGATTTTGTGCAGACCCAGAACCCTGAGATGGGCACTCGCTCAGATTCAAAGCCTTTCCTGTTGGATGGAAAGCCAAAAGTTCCTATTGTTCCTGATGATTTCCGCTGTCCAATCTCACTGGAGTTGATGAAAGATCCAGTCATTGTGGCCACTGGGCAGGTATCTGTTGAACTCTCAGTTTTCTTCTATTATTATGAAAGGTTAGGTGGTGCTGTCTTTGCATTACATTTACAGATGATTTTCTTATCTATATGCAGACTTATGAGCGGACATGCATCGAAAAGTGGCTGGCGTCTGGCCATGACACTTGTCCAAAAACTCAACAGAGGCTATCTAATGCATCATTAACTCCAAACTATGTCCTTCGGAGCCTCATAGAACAGTGGTGTGAAGCCAATGGCATGGATCCACCCAAGTGCCCATCCCGATCTACTAATCCCAGCTCAGCTTGCTCGTCACGTGAACTTGCTAATATAGATGCACTTCTCTGCAAGTTATCCTCCCCAAATCTTGATGACCAACTAGCAGCTGCTGGAGAGCTTCGTCTGCTGGCTAAGCGGAATGTTGACAACCGCATTTGCATAGCTAAGGCTGGTGCTATTCCCCTCCTCATAAATCTACTCTCATCCAAAAATTTATGCACCCAGGAGCATGCCGTCACTGCCCTTCTGAATCTTTCCATCCATGATGACAATAAAGCAATAATAATCT contains the following coding sequences:
- the LOC135640121 gene encoding uncharacterized protein LOC135640121, with the translated sequence MAPKRKAKGSAPPPTISPRKTRSATAGKRADPPAEKPSKKAKVPLNGNAKKSDGAKVKADDAKAKKKASDADGAPDASPPANTDVSAKTVVIEACKQCNSFKTRAIRVKEGLESAVPGTVVTINPEKPRRGCFEIREESGQIFVSLLNMPRPFTPMKKLDMDEVIQDIVKKIA
- the LOC135586393 gene encoding protein spotted leaf 11-like, giving the protein MEEKEKGLMVAGEAVVRRLAEAVEEIAAISDYRNAYRKPLCSLARRIRLLAPMFDELGDGRDPITEPVARTLAPLEDAFAAAKDLLRLGSEGSKIFLVLEREKMIKRFHDVISQIDQALDGISFDKLEISEEVREQIELVHAQFKRAKERDDMPDAELYSNLLSLYNKSNDAILDPYTLERLAEQLQLVTICDLTQESLALHEMVFASGGDPGENIEKMSMLLKKIKDFVQTQNPEMGTRSDSKPFLLDGKPKVPIVPDDFRCPISLELMKDPVIVATGQTYERTCIEKWLASGHDTCPKTQQRLSNASLTPNYVLRSLIEQWCEANGMDPPKCPSRSTNPSSACSSRELANIDALLCKLSSPNLDDQLAAAGELRLLAKRNVDNRICIAKAGAIPLLINLLSSKNLCTQEHAVTALLNLSIHDDNKAIIISSGAIPGIVHVLRDGSMEARENAAATLFSLSVVDEYKVTVGASGAIPALVSLLSEGTHRGKKDAATALFNLCIYQVNKGKAVRAGVVPLVMGLLTEPAESMLDESMAILALLSSHPEGKSAIAAAQAVPLLAEMIANGSPRNRENAAATLLNLSDGEQQLGTMAAAQECGIMGPLQELAISGTERGKRKAVQLLERMNGFLVQQHEAYAQAEASTQTQGHIHAQSEPRMNVTSTDSVDT